From one Solanum stenotomum isolate F172 chromosome 12, ASM1918654v1, whole genome shotgun sequence genomic stretch:
- the LOC125849134 gene encoding peroxisomal membrane protein PMP22-like: MGSIAKKGLQQYLLQLQQHPLRTKAITAGVLSAISDIVAQKITGIQKLQVRRLLLKVLFGVAYLGPFGHFLHLLLDKLFKGKRDKSTVAKKVLLEQITSSPWNNLLFMVYYGLVIEKRPWIQVKSNIKREYPRVQYTAWAFWPVVGWVNHLYVPLQLRVIFHSIIACCWGIFLNLRARSMVLKKA; encoded by the exons ATGGGATCAATAGCGAAAAAGGGTCTCCAACAGTACTTGCTACAGCTTCAGCAACACCCTTTACGAACAAAG GCAATAACGGCGGGAGTGTTGTCGGCGATCAGTGATATAGTAGCTCAGAAGATCACTGGCATTCAGAAACTTCAAGTCAGACGCCTTCTTCTCAAAGTG CTTTTTGGTGTTGCCTATCTTGGACCATTTGGGcattttcttcacttattaCTGGACAAACTTTTCAAGGGGAAGAGAGACAAGAGTACAGTTGCCAAAAAG GTGTTGCTGGAACAAATTACTTCGTCACCCTGGAATAACTTGCTTTTTATGGTTTACTATGGATTAGTTATTGAAA AGAGACCCTGGATCCAGGTGAAATCTAATATCAAGAGAGAATATCCAAGAGTGCAGTATACAGCGTGGGCG TTTTGGCCAGTCGTTGGGTGGGTAAATCACTTGTATGTTCCGCTGCAATTAAGAGTAATCTTTCACAGCATTATTGCATGTTGCTG GGGAATATTTTTGAATCTACGTGCAAGGTCGATGGTTTTGAAAAAAGCTTGA
- the LOC125848425 gene encoding deoxyhypusine synthase isoform X3 produces MGEALKDNIMGSVRSVVFKESENLEGSCTKIEGYDFNKGVNYAELIKSMVSTGFQASNLGDAIEIVNQMLDWRLSHELPTEDCSEEERDVAYRESVTCKIFLGFTSNLVSSGVRDTVRYLVQHRMVDVVVTTAGGIEEDLIKCLAPTYKGDFSLPGAALRSKGLNRIGNLLVPNDNYCKFENWIIPIFDQMYEEQINEKVLWTPSKVIARLGKEIDDETSYLYWAYKNRIPVFCPGLTDGSLGDMLYFHSFKKGDPDNPDLNPGLVIDVVGDIRAMNGEAVHAGLRKTGMIILGGGLPKHHICNANMMRNGADFAVFINTAQEFDGSDSGARPDEAVSWGKIRGGAKTVKVHCDATIAFPILVAETFAAKRKNLSQNGAKFEH; encoded by the exons ATGGGAGAGGCTCTGAAGGACAATATCATGGGCTCAGTAAGATCGGTAGTTTTCAAAGAATCCGAAAATCTAGAAGGCTCTTGCACAAAAATCGAGGGCTACGACTTCAATAAAGGCGTCAACTATGCTGAGCTTATCAAGTCCATGGTTTCCACTGGTTTCCAAGCTTCTAATCTTGGTGACGCCATTGAAATTGTTAATCAAATG CTAGATTGGAGGCTTTCACATGAGCTGCCCACGGAGGATTGCAgcgaagaagaaagagatgttGCATACAGAGAGTCGGTAACCTGCAAAATCTTTTTGGGGTTCACTTCAAACCTTGTTTCTTCTGGTGTTAGAGACACTGTCCGCTACCTTGTTCAGCACCGAATG GTTGATGTTGTGGTTACTACAGCTGGTGGTATTGAAGAGGATCTCATAAAGTGCCTCGCACCAACCTACAAGGGGGACTTCTCTTTACCTGGAGCTGCTCTACGATCGAAAGGATTGAACCGTATTGGTAACTTATTGGTTCCTAATGACAACTACTGCAAATTTGAGAATTGGATCATCCCAATTTTTGATCAAATGTATGAGGAGCAGATTAATGAG AAGGTTCTATGGACACCATCTAAAGTCATTGCTCGCCTGGGTaaagaaattgatgatgaaaCCTCATACTTGTATTGGGCTTACAAG AACCGGATTCCTGTCTTCTGTCCTGGCTTGACGGATGGATCACTTGGTGACATGCTATACTTCCATTCTTTCAAAAAGGGAGATCCAGATAATCCAGATCTTAATCCTGGTCTAGTCATAGACGTTGTTGGAG ATATTAGGGCCATGAATGGTGAAGCTGTCCATGCTGGTTTGAGGAAGACAGGAATGATTATACTGGGTGGAGGGCTGCCTAAGCACCATATTTGCAATGCCAATATGATGCGCAATGGTGCAGATTTTGCCGTCTTCATTAACACTGCACAAGAGTTTGATGGTAGTGACTCTGGTGCCCGTCCTGATGAAGCTGTATCATGGGGAAAGATACGTGGCGGTGCCAAGACTGTGAAG
- the LOC125848425 gene encoding deoxyhypusine synthase isoform X1, translating to MGEALKDNIMGSVRSVVFKESENLEGSCTKIEGYDFNKGVNYAELIKSMVSTGFQASNLGDAIEIVNQMLDWRLSHELPTEDCSEEERDVAYRESVTCKIFLGFTSNLVSSGVRDTVRYLVQHRMVDVVVTTAGGIEEDLIKCLAPTYKGDFSLPGAALRSKGLNRIGNLLVPNDNYCKFENWIIPIFDQMYEEQINEKVLWTPSKVIARLGKEIDDETSYLYWAYKNRIPVFCPGLTDGSLGDMLYFHSFKKGDPDNPDLNPGLVIDVVGDIRAMNGEAVHAGLRKTGMIILGGGLPKHHICNANMMRNGADFAVFINTAQEFDGSDSGARPDEAVSWGKIRGGAKTVKVHCDATIAFPILVAETFAAKSKEFSQIRCQVEH from the exons ATGGGAGAGGCTCTGAAGGACAATATCATGGGCTCAGTAAGATCGGTAGTTTTCAAAGAATCCGAAAATCTAGAAGGCTCTTGCACAAAAATCGAGGGCTACGACTTCAATAAAGGCGTCAACTATGCTGAGCTTATCAAGTCCATGGTTTCCACTGGTTTCCAAGCTTCTAATCTTGGTGACGCCATTGAAATTGTTAATCAAATG CTAGATTGGAGGCTTTCACATGAGCTGCCCACGGAGGATTGCAgcgaagaagaaagagatgttGCATACAGAGAGTCGGTAACCTGCAAAATCTTTTTGGGGTTCACTTCAAACCTTGTTTCTTCTGGTGTTAGAGACACTGTCCGCTACCTTGTTCAGCACCGAATG GTTGATGTTGTGGTTACTACAGCTGGTGGTATTGAAGAGGATCTCATAAAGTGCCTCGCACCAACCTACAAGGGGGACTTCTCTTTACCTGGAGCTGCTCTACGATCGAAAGGATTGAACCGTATTGGTAACTTATTGGTTCCTAATGACAACTACTGCAAATTTGAGAATTGGATCATCCCAATTTTTGATCAAATGTATGAGGAGCAGATTAATGAG AAGGTTCTATGGACACCATCTAAAGTCATTGCTCGCCTGGGTaaagaaattgatgatgaaaCCTCATACTTGTATTGGGCTTACAAG AACCGGATTCCTGTCTTCTGTCCTGGCTTGACGGATGGATCACTTGGTGACATGCTATACTTCCATTCTTTCAAAAAGGGAGATCCAGATAATCCAGATCTTAATCCTGGTCTAGTCATAGACGTTGTTGGAG ATATTAGGGCCATGAATGGTGAAGCTGTCCATGCTGGTTTGAGGAAGACAGGAATGATTATACTGGGTGGAGGGCTGCCTAAGCACCATATTTGCAATGCCAATATGATGCGCAATGGTGCAGATTTTGCCGTCTTCATTAACACTGCACAAGAGTTTGATGGTAGTGACTCTGGTGCCCGTCCTGATGAAGCTGTATCATGGGGAAAGATACGTGGCGGTGCCAAGACTGTGAAG GTGCATTGTGATGCAACAATTGCATTTCCTATATTAGTAGCTGAGACATTTGCAGCTAAGAGTAAGGAATTCTCCCAGATAAGGTGCCAAGTTGAACATTGA
- the LOC125846562 gene encoding aminomethyltransferase, mitochondrial, translating to MRGGLWQLGQSITRRLAQADKKTIGRRCFASDADLKKTVLYDFHVVNGGKMVPFAGWSMPIQYKDSIMDSTVNCRENGSLFDVSHMCGLSLKGKDTIPFLEKLVIADVAGLAPGTGSLTVFTNEKGGAIDDSVVTKVTNDHIYLVVNAGCRDKDLAHIEEHMKSFKSKGGDVSWHIHDERSLLALQGPLAAPVLQYLTKDDLSKMFFGEFRVLDINGAPCFLTRTGYTGEDGFEISVPSENALDLAKALLEKSEGKIRLTGLGARDSLRLEAGLCLYGNDMEQHITPVEAGLTWAIGKRRRAEGGFLGAEVILKQIEEGPKIRRVGFFSSGPPPRSHSEIQDSNGQNIGEITSGGFSPCLKKNIAMGYVKTGNHKAGTNVKIVIRGKSYDGVVTKMPFVPTKYYKP from the exons ATGAGAGGAGGATTGTGGCAACTTGGACAATCGATCACCAGACGTCTGGCTCAGGCTGATAAGAAGACTATTGGTCGTAGATGCTTTGCTTCAGATGCTGATCTGAAGAAGACTGTTCTATATGACTTCCATGTTGTCAATGGGGGAAAGATGGTGCCTTTCGCTGGTTGGAGTATGCCTATCCAGTATAAGGACTCAATTATGGACTCTACAGTAAATTGTAGGGAGAATGGTAGTCTCTTTGATGTTTCTCATATGTGTGGGCTAAGCCTCAAGGGGAAAGATACTATCCCTTTCCTGGAAAAGCTTGTTATTGCTGATGTTGCTGGGCTTGCTCCTGGGACTGGTTCTCTCACAGTTTTCACAAATGAGAAGGGAGGTGCAATTGATGATTCAGTGGTCACCAAGGTGACTAATGATCACATATACCTTGTTGTAAATGCGGGTTGCAGGGACAAGGATCTTGCACACATTGAGGAGCACATGAAATCATTCAAGTCAAAGGGTGGTGATGTTTCATGGCACATCCATGATGAGAGATCTCTTTTAGCCCTTCAG GGGCCCCTTGCTGCTCCAGTTCTTCAATATCTGACAAAAGATGATTTGAGCAAGATGTTCTTTGGGGAATTCAGGGTTTTGGATATCAATGGGGCACCATGCTTCCTCACAAGGACAGG GTATACTGGTGAAGATGGATTTGAAATTTCAGTACCTTCAGAAAATGCTCTTGATCTTGCAAAAGCTCTTCTGGAGAAATCAGAAGGGAAGATTCGGTTAACTGGTTTAGGAGCTCGTGACAGTCTTCGTCTCGAGGCTGGATTGTGCTTATACGGTAATGACATGGAGCAGCACATAACACCTGTAGAGGCAGGGCTAACATGGGCCATAGGGAAGAGAAGAAGGGCAGAAGGAGGCTTCCTTGGTGCTGAGGTAATACTAAAGCAAATTGAAGAAGGTCCTAAAATCAGGCGAGTTGGCTTTTTCTCTTCAGGCCCACCCCCTAGAAGTCACAGTGAAATTCAAGATTCAAATGGACAAAATATTGGAGAAATCACCAGTGGTGGTTTCAGCCCTTGTCTTAAGAAGAACATAGCAATGGGATACGTAAAAACGGGTAACCACAAGGCAGGGACCAATGTCAAGATTGTGATTCGAGGGAAGTCTTATGATGGGGTGGTTACCAAGATGCCTTTTGTTCCCACCAAGTACTACAAGCCATAA
- the LOC125848425 gene encoding deoxyhypusine synthase isoform X7 — MVDVVVTTAGGIEEDLIKCLAPTYKGDFSLPGAALRSKGLNRIGNLLVPNDNYCKFENWIIPIFDQMYEEQINEKVLWTPSKVIARLGKEIDDETSYLYWAYKNRIPVFCPGLTDGSLGDMLYFHSFKKGDPDNPDLNPGLVIDVVGDIRAMNGEAVHAGLRKTGMIILGGGLPKHHICNANMMRNGADFAVFINTAQEFDGSDSGARPDEAVSWGKIRGGAKTVKVHCDATIAFPILVAETFAAKSKEFSQIRCQVEH, encoded by the exons ATG GTTGATGTTGTGGTTACTACAGCTGGTGGTATTGAAGAGGATCTCATAAAGTGCCTCGCACCAACCTACAAGGGGGACTTCTCTTTACCTGGAGCTGCTCTACGATCGAAAGGATTGAACCGTATTGGTAACTTATTGGTTCCTAATGACAACTACTGCAAATTTGAGAATTGGATCATCCCAATTTTTGATCAAATGTATGAGGAGCAGATTAATGAG AAGGTTCTATGGACACCATCTAAAGTCATTGCTCGCCTGGGTaaagaaattgatgatgaaaCCTCATACTTGTATTGGGCTTACAAG AACCGGATTCCTGTCTTCTGTCCTGGCTTGACGGATGGATCACTTGGTGACATGCTATACTTCCATTCTTTCAAAAAGGGAGATCCAGATAATCCAGATCTTAATCCTGGTCTAGTCATAGACGTTGTTGGAG ATATTAGGGCCATGAATGGTGAAGCTGTCCATGCTGGTTTGAGGAAGACAGGAATGATTATACTGGGTGGAGGGCTGCCTAAGCACCATATTTGCAATGCCAATATGATGCGCAATGGTGCAGATTTTGCCGTCTTCATTAACACTGCACAAGAGTTTGATGGTAGTGACTCTGGTGCCCGTCCTGATGAAGCTGTATCATGGGGAAAGATACGTGGCGGTGCCAAGACTGTGAAG GTGCATTGTGATGCAACAATTGCATTTCCTATATTAGTAGCTGAGACATTTGCAGCTAAGAGTAAGGAATTCTCCCAGATAAGGTGCCAAGTTGAACATTGA
- the LOC125848425 gene encoding deoxyhypusine synthase isoform X2, whose product MGEALKDNIMGSVRSVVFKESENLEGSCTKIEGYDFNKGVNYAELIKSMVSTGFQASNLGDAIEIVNQMLDWRLSHELPTEDCSEEERDVAYRESVTCKIFLGFTSNLVSSGVRDTVRYLVQHRMVDVVVTTAGGIEEDLIKCLAPTYKGDFSLPGAALRSKGLNRIGNLLVPNDNYCKFENWIIPIFDQMYEEQINEKVLWTPSKVIARLGKEIDDETSYLYWAYKNRIPVFCPGLTDGSLGDMLYFHSFKKGDPDNPDLNPGLVIDVVGDIRAMNGEAVHAGLRKTGMIILGGGLPKHHICNANMMRNGADFAVFINTAQEFDGSDSGARPDEAVSWGKIRGGAKTVKVHCDATIAFPILVAETFAAKPKELSQNGTKFEH is encoded by the exons ATGGGAGAGGCTCTGAAGGACAATATCATGGGCTCAGTAAGATCGGTAGTTTTCAAAGAATCCGAAAATCTAGAAGGCTCTTGCACAAAAATCGAGGGCTACGACTTCAATAAAGGCGTCAACTATGCTGAGCTTATCAAGTCCATGGTTTCCACTGGTTTCCAAGCTTCTAATCTTGGTGACGCCATTGAAATTGTTAATCAAATG CTAGATTGGAGGCTTTCACATGAGCTGCCCACGGAGGATTGCAgcgaagaagaaagagatgttGCATACAGAGAGTCGGTAACCTGCAAAATCTTTTTGGGGTTCACTTCAAACCTTGTTTCTTCTGGTGTTAGAGACACTGTCCGCTACCTTGTTCAGCACCGAATG GTTGATGTTGTGGTTACTACAGCTGGTGGTATTGAAGAGGATCTCATAAAGTGCCTCGCACCAACCTACAAGGGGGACTTCTCTTTACCTGGAGCTGCTCTACGATCGAAAGGATTGAACCGTATTGGTAACTTATTGGTTCCTAATGACAACTACTGCAAATTTGAGAATTGGATCATCCCAATTTTTGATCAAATGTATGAGGAGCAGATTAATGAG AAGGTTCTATGGACACCATCTAAAGTCATTGCTCGCCTGGGTaaagaaattgatgatgaaaCCTCATACTTGTATTGGGCTTACAAG AACCGGATTCCTGTCTTCTGTCCTGGCTTGACGGATGGATCACTTGGTGACATGCTATACTTCCATTCTTTCAAAAAGGGAGATCCAGATAATCCAGATCTTAATCCTGGTCTAGTCATAGACGTTGTTGGAG ATATTAGGGCCATGAATGGTGAAGCTGTCCATGCTGGTTTGAGGAAGACAGGAATGATTATACTGGGTGGAGGGCTGCCTAAGCACCATATTTGCAATGCCAATATGATGCGCAATGGTGCAGATTTTGCCGTCTTCATTAACACTGCACAAGAGTTTGATGGTAGTGACTCTGGTGCCCGTCCTGATGAAGCTGTATCATGGGGAAAGATACGTGGCGGTGCCAAGACTGTGAAG
- the LOC125848766 gene encoding probable F-box protein At4g22030 — MTIVLQSSNFLNSSTSCRKGFIRANINTPNNQTYKISLPRLQKRARLAQEQELISVFSTSGSPIEKQISPSRRSDPLVIEKLYAIKEAVADRVEMHRNIGEQRSQWSSMLLTSINGITLAAATMVGIAASSSGDSVLGLKMSSTLMYLAATGMLVAMNQIQPSQLAEEQRNAARLFQALYNQIETTLSIGHPLSIDVKEAMDRVLALDKAYPLPLLGGMLEKFPSSVEPAVWWPQQRRRQPKRVNDNWNGWNGKLEEEMKEIMGVLGRKDQEEYIRLGEKALKFNKFLAMSGPLLTGLAAVGSAFADHSPHGSWAAMLGIVGGALASVVNTVEHGGQVGMVFEMYRSNAGFFQYMQESIESNLTETEMERRENGEVFELKLALKLGRSLSDLRNLAAASLSKGEEIDEFGSKLF, encoded by the coding sequence ATGACAATCGTTCTACAATCGTCAAATTTCTTGAATTCATCAACATCATGTAGAAAGGGATTTATTAGAGCGAATATTAATACCCCGAATAATCAGACATATAAAATCTCCCTTCCTAGGCTTCAAAAAAGAGCTAGATTAGCACAGGAACAAGAGTTGATTAGTGTGTTCTCAACTAGTGGTAGCCCAATTGAGAAACAAATTAGCCCTTCAAGAAGAAGTGATCCTCTGGTGATCGAGAAGCTTTACGCGATCAAGGAGGCAGTTGCGGATAGAGTGGAGATGCATAGAAATATTGGGGAACAGAGGAGTCAATGGAGCAGTATGCTTTTGACATCAATTAATGGGATTACTCTTGCTGCTGCTACGATGGTTGGAATTGCAGCTAGTAGTAGTGGTGATTCTGTTTTGGGACTAAAAATGTCATCCACTTTGATGTATTTGGCTGCTACTGGTATGTTGGTGGCCATGAACCAAATTCAGCCATCCCAATTGGctgaagaacaaagaaatgcaGCTAGGTTGTTTCAGGCTCTATATAACCAAATCGAAACAACTTTATCAATCGGTCACCCTTTGAGTATTGATGTGAAAGAAGCTATGGACAGAGTATTGGCTCTTGACAAGGCTTATCCATTACCTCTTCTAGGCGGAATGCTAGAGAAATTTCCATCTTCTGTTGAACCTGCTGTTTGGTGGCCTCAACAACGTCGAAGGCAGCCTAAAAGGGTCAATGACAATTGGAATGGATGGAATGGTAAACTGGAGGAGGAAATGAAGGAAATAATGGGAGTATTAGGCAGAAAAGACCAAGAAGAATATATTAGGCTGGGGGAGAAGGCATTGAAATTCAACAAGTTTTTAGCCATGTCCGGTCCATTGCTCACGGGCTTAGCAGCAGTTGGCTCTGCATTTGCAGATCATTCTCCTCATGGATCATGGGCAGCCATGCTTGGAATTGTTGGTGGCGCATTGGCAAGTGTAGTTAACACAGTAGAGCATGGTGGACAAGTTGGAATGGTATTTGAAATGTATAGGAGCAACGCCGGTTTCTTCCAGTACATGCAAGAATCTATTGAATCAAACTTGACAGAAACAGAaatggaaagaagagaaaatggtgAAGTGTTTGAATTGAAGCTGGCTTTGAAATTAGGAAGGAGCTTATCAGATCTAAGAAATCTTGCTGCTGCTTCTTTATCAAAGGGAGAAGAAATCGACGAATTTGGGAGCAAGCTTTTCTAA